The following proteins are encoded in a genomic region of Pikeienuella piscinae:
- a CDS encoding aminotransferase class IV, which yields MTDRPNERTVWFNGEYMAESRAVVPFRDMSFLMGDGAFDLTRTFGGKVFRLEAHCERLYRSLRALRHEPPMPLQEMIDITAEVLKRNMPLLEEGGDYWVGQRVSRGVKKVSGDSWDHYGPNVIVECMPLPLKERAPLYRDGIEVVTPSVRRTPPECLTPRAKSHNYLNLIMGDMEVHAQNPRAWAVLLDTKGDLCEGLGSNLFLVRDGELLTPREKYVLPGVSRQTAIDMAAKLGIPFREADLDMYDAFNADEAFITSTSLCICPVASVNGVKIGDGPYGPVTQKLIDAYAEHVDFDFVRQHLDQLD from the coding sequence ATGACCGACCGACCGAATGAGCGAACCGTCTGGTTCAACGGAGAATACATGGCGGAAAGCCGGGCGGTGGTGCCGTTCCGCGACATGAGCTTCCTGATGGGCGACGGCGCCTTCGACCTGACGCGCACCTTCGGCGGCAAGGTCTTCCGGCTGGAGGCGCATTGTGAGCGGCTCTACCGATCGCTCCGCGCGCTTCGACATGAGCCGCCGATGCCGCTCCAGGAGATGATCGACATCACGGCAGAGGTTCTGAAGCGCAACATGCCGCTTCTGGAGGAAGGCGGCGATTACTGGGTCGGCCAGCGCGTCAGCCGCGGGGTAAAGAAAGTCTCCGGCGACAGCTGGGACCATTACGGACCGAACGTGATCGTCGAATGCATGCCGCTGCCGCTCAAGGAGCGCGCGCCGCTCTATCGCGACGGGATCGAGGTGGTCACACCTTCCGTCCGGCGCACGCCGCCCGAATGCCTGACGCCGCGCGCGAAAAGCCATAATTACCTCAACCTCATCATGGGCGACATGGAGGTCCACGCGCAGAACCCCCGCGCCTGGGCGGTCCTGCTCGACACCAAAGGCGATCTTTGCGAGGGGCTGGGGAGCAATCTCTTCTTGGTCCGCGACGGCGAATTGCTGACTCCGCGCGAGAAATACGTCCTGCCCGGCGTCTCCCGCCAGACCGCGATCGACATGGCCGCGAAGCTCGGCATCCCGTTCCGCGAAGCGGATCTGGACATGTATGACGCATTTAACGCCGACGAGGCGTTCATCACCTCGACCTCGCTCTGCATCTGCCCGGTGGCGAGCGTGAATGGCGTGAAAATCGGCGACGGGCCATATGGGCCGGTGACCCAGAAGCTGATCGACGCCTATGCCGAGCACGTGGATTTCGACTTCGTGCGCCAGCATCTCGACCAGTTGGACTGA
- a CDS encoding ABC transporter substrate-binding protein, which yields MKVSKKPALGAVAVLAMLAAAPAFAADCPIKIGGLAPLSAPGTVVGGEAMRDAMLVAQDDVNEAGGVLGCDIEVVIGDTEGLPEKAAAVMEKLISQDGVVAVGGGYHSSVGVASKDVADARGVPVVFAETWNDTITGDKQKYIFRIAPLSSWASATLWKFSLLTPGVKKAVILTENTDYGIPAAEETTKGLASGNVEAATFSVDIGTQDYAGIIQRIKAENPDIIITLATGEAAFNFTQQAADAGIGPLDLPFITGQDALESATYWRNVPDGQYAFLQRIGVPESQYSEAGKTFAAKYKERTGKADVESYAMEAYDSIVVLAKAIEAAGETGGDAIVESLESIEYDGALGKIYFPYGTKKDPSEDGKGNEWWHQWPDPALTVIQYQEEGQSSTDAAIVWPDAYKTADPIYVNE from the coding sequence ATGAAAGTATCGAAAAAACCCGCGCTCGGCGCGGTCGCTGTTCTGGCGATGCTGGCGGCGGCGCCAGCCTTCGCGGCCGATTGCCCGATCAAGATCGGTGGGCTCGCGCCGCTCTCCGCTCCCGGCACCGTGGTGGGCGGCGAGGCGATGCGCGACGCGATGCTGGTCGCCCAGGATGACGTCAATGAGGCCGGCGGCGTTCTCGGCTGCGATATCGAAGTGGTGATCGGCGACACCGAGGGGCTGCCCGAGAAGGCCGCCGCGGTGATGGAGAAGCTCATTTCGCAGGACGGCGTCGTCGCGGTCGGCGGCGGTTATCACAGCTCGGTCGGCGTCGCCTCCAAGGATGTAGCCGACGCGCGCGGCGTGCCCGTGGTGTTCGCCGAGACCTGGAACGACACCATCACCGGCGACAAGCAGAAATACATCTTCCGCATCGCCCCGCTCTCCTCCTGGGCCTCGGCGACGCTATGGAAATTCTCGCTGCTGACGCCGGGCGTGAAGAAGGCGGTGATCCTGACTGAGAACACCGATTACGGCATTCCGGCCGCCGAGGAGACCACAAAGGGCCTCGCGTCCGGTAATGTCGAGGCGGCGACCTTCTCGGTCGATATCGGCACGCAGGACTATGCCGGCATCATCCAGCGCATCAAGGCCGAGAACCCGGACATCATCATCACCCTCGCCACCGGCGAGGCGGCGTTCAACTTCACCCAGCAGGCCGCCGACGCCGGCATCGGGCCGCTGGACCTGCCGTTCATCACCGGGCAGGACGCGCTGGAGAGCGCGACCTACTGGCGCAATGTTCCCGACGGGCAATACGCCTTCCTCCAGCGCATCGGCGTGCCGGAGAGCCAGTATAGCGAGGCGGGCAAGACCTTCGCCGCGAAATACAAGGAGAGAACCGGCAAGGCCGATGTCGAGAGCTACGCGATGGAGGCCTACGATTCCATCGTCGTTCTCGCCAAGGCGATCGAAGCGGCGGGAGAGACCGGCGGCGACGCCATCGTCGAATCGCTCGAGTCGATCGAGTATGATGGAGCGCTCGGCAAGATTTATTTCCCTTACGGAACGAAGAAGGACCCGTCCGAGGACGGCAAGGGGAACGAATGGTGGCATCAGTGGCCCGACCCGGCGCTGACCGTGATCCAGTACCAGGAAGAGGGTCAGAGCTCGACCGACGCCGCGATCGTCTGGCCGGACGCCTACAAGACCGCCGATCCCATCTACGTCAACGAATGA